The nucleotide sequence CCACACCTCCGTCCGTGGGCGCGAAATGTCTGACGTGACGTTTCTTGGTCATGTTGCTGAGGAGCAACTGGTGGATCTATACCGCAACGCCTCACTGTTTGTATATCCGTCGCTCTACGAGGGGTTCGGACTGCCGCCTTTGGAGGCTATGGCCTGTGGATGTCCGTGCCTTGTCTCAAACGCGGCCTCCTTACCCGAAGTGTGCGGTGACGCTGCCATCTATTGCGATCCGGCCAGCACTGATAGCATCGCTCAGGGCATGACCCGGCTGCTGAATGATCCGCTCCTTCGCTCGGACTGCCGCCAACGCGGACTCATGCGGGCGGCCGGTTTCTCCTGGGAGGTCAGCGCCCGTCGACTGCTCGAAGTCATTGACACTGTTGCTGCCGAGCGCCTGTCCCGCCGCGCCGAATCTCTGTCTCGATAAGCAACTTGGTGCCCGCCGGTCGAGGCTTCATCCTGTTTCAAAGTGTTACAGTAAGTCTCTGTTGCGTTGAAGGTTACGCTGCTCACGTGATGTTCTGCTCGAAGCCCGGCAACCGAGTCTGCAGGCTTAATCGTATAATGAACAGGTTCAAGATGTTGGCAGGTTTTTTTCATTGATTTTTTCTCCTTATCAACTACATTAGGGGCTCGCCTGAAGGCCCCCGGCTCTCAGGCGCGATATATCTCCGCGTTGGTGGGGTTCCCGAGCGGTCAAAGGGATCAGACTGTAAATCTGACGGCGAAGCCTTCGAAGGTTCGAATCCTTCCCCCACCACCATTTCCGGCCCCAACACCCACACCACATCGAACCCATCACCGGTGTGCTCACGTGTGACCGGTGGGCCTGCACTCCACACAGCCTGAACCGCGACCAGTCGGAAGCGACAAATTTCATCCTATTTCTACGCAAGCCTCTAAATCATTGCGCCGAACCGCCGACATACATTTTAGGGAAGAACAATGAAGTACTGGCATGATCTCACACGGCTGTGTGATCGATTCGGTCAGGCTTAACAACGGAGTGTTGAGTTGCACGGAAGCAACCATCAATCAATCAGGTCCAGGGGAAGGGCCACAACCGATCAGTCAACATGTCTTACGCAGTCTCCCGGCAGTACAAGCACGAGACTCAGGCCGGCGGTCATCAAGTCAGTTGAGATCGAGGCCGCAGATCATCTGACATCACGCGGGGGCAAACCATGAAGAGTTGTATCATCTTTGGTGGATCCGGCTTTGTCGGCACCCATCTGGCGCGGCATCTTCTTGAGACCGGACGGTTCAATCACATCCAGCTTGCCGACATCCAGCCGTCGAGTCTGACCGGACTGCCGGGAATCTCATTCTCCCGGGTCGACGTACGCAAGCCCATTCCGTTGGATTTGGTCGCGGACCGTCCCGAATGGATATTCAATCTCGCGGCGATTCATCGCGAGCCGGGTCACACCCGCGAGGAGTACTTTGATACCAACCTCGCCGGGGCTCACAATGTGTGCATGTACGCCGAGGCGTGCGGCTGCAATAACATTTACTTCACGAGCAGTATTTCGGTCTACGGCCCGACCACGGGACCGACCGATGAACGCCGGCCGATTCAACCGTCGACCCCGTACGGCGGATCCAAGTACCCGGCTGAACTGATCCACGACATATGGCGTCAGCGGCGTCCCGGCCGGCGGCTTCTGATCAGCCGCCCGGGCGTGCTCTATGGACCCGGCGACCCGGGCAACATTCTGCGGATGATCAACGCCGTCAAGCGCGGCTATTTCGCATTCCCGGGATCATCGTCCATTCACAAATCCTACGGCTATATTTATGGTTTTCTCGACAGCATCGACTTCGTGATGGACAGCCCGCACGATTTTCTAGTCTACAACTATGTAGAGACTCCCACCCAGCCACTGGCGCATATCGTGGCCGAAACGAAGCGGTTTCTCGGCAGTCGTGCGATAACGGTATCAATCCCATTATGGCTGCTCTTGCCGATCGCATCGGCGATCCAGAAAATGATTGGATTCCGTAACCCCATCCATCCGGTGCCCGTTCGCAAGGCCGCCACGCCTACCCACATCGTTCCCCAGACGCTTATGGAGATGGGGTACACGTTCAGATACTCATTTGCGGAGTCTCTGCGTCACTGGCTGACGGTCGCCCCCGAGGACTTCGGCTATGCCCCGG is from Candidatus Zixiibacteriota bacterium and encodes:
- a CDS encoding NAD(P)-dependent oxidoreductase, with the translated sequence MKSCIIFGGSGFVGTHLARHLLETGRFNHIQLADIQPSSLTGLPGISFSRVDVRKPIPLDLVADRPEWIFNLAAIHREPGHTREEYFDTNLAGAHNVCMYAEACGCNNIYFTSSISVYGPTTGPTDERRPIQPSTPYGGSKYPAELIHDIWRQRRPGRRLLISRPGVLYGPGDPGNILRMINAVKRGYFAFPGSSSIHKSYGYIYGFLDSIDFVMDSPHDFLVYNYVETPTQPLAHIVAETKRFLGSRAITVSIPLWLLLPIASAIQKMIGFRNPIHPVPVRKAATPTHIVPQTLMEMGYTFRYSFAESLRHWLTVAPEDFGYAPAVDPESKRRLRLRRGVESADSEVPVTARRHSRMTEKESVAGR